In Dyadobacter subterraneus, a single genomic region encodes these proteins:
- a CDS encoding TonB-dependent siderophore receptor — MKYKFLFAAFFIISNISFAQTKDKSTLDSDTASRELNEVTISSKYYQRYKIDNVSGSLKLNQALLSVPQNIQEIDKSIIRDQQAINVNESVTRNVSGAIRNNTADFYGPLIFMRGAGISTLRNGMDITMIYYGPLPEDASIIDRMEFIKGPAGFMNSIGDPAGSFNIVTKNPTGIRSNNISFTAGSFNLYRLTGDFDGSFGKNKKWQYRLNVAGQKAQSFQKFAFNDKVVVQPVIRYNINSKSSLTAEYIYGKQSFQQYLVTVFSPYGFGSLPRDFSITDPNKKPAQANENNGFLTYRSQLSEKWQFTAKATYARSHLDGNYFFVSAYNKATPNLIQRRLTYERFNSSVYALQTFVNGQFSTGAITHNVLASFDYNRKNFLGYAGYNDPKANPALYPLDALNPVYGITFDSNEKTGKLSDIATNKQYIQYYAGYVQDELNLLNDKLRITLAARLTSSKNSVSLPKPTSVSDVVVTPRIGLSYSVVKDLSVYGLLDHTYTPQSGISAAGGVFEPLKGKNLEAGLKKDWADGKWNTSVSVYQITRDNIIVTDPNNNNFQSQIGQTKSKGVEFDLKGEIFKGLNTVINYAYTDSYISKDANESNVGLPSPYLVKHIQNTWLNYKLPVKKLNGLSVSAGYQFQAGRKGRYSQDGNLPISNLFRVDGGLGWSNNRISVNGIVNNIFNRFNYGSAWTRPVGLFAYVPYAPREYRITVGYNF, encoded by the coding sequence ATGAAATATAAATTTCTTTTTGCCGCATTTTTTATCATTTCCAACATCTCTTTTGCTCAGACAAAAGATAAGTCAACATTGGATTCGGACACTGCAAGCAGGGAACTGAACGAAGTTACAATCAGCTCCAAATATTATCAACGCTATAAAATCGACAACGTTTCTGGTTCTTTAAAATTAAATCAGGCACTACTTTCAGTTCCGCAAAATATCCAGGAAATCGACAAAAGTATTATTCGGGATCAGCAGGCGATCAATGTTAATGAAAGCGTAACCCGAAATGTCAGCGGTGCCATTCGTAACAATACCGCCGATTTTTATGGACCACTGATTTTCATGCGCGGAGCCGGAATCAGTACGCTGAGAAACGGGATGGATATTACCATGATCTATTACGGACCACTGCCGGAAGATGCTTCGATCATTGACCGCATGGAATTTATTAAAGGCCCTGCCGGCTTTATGAACTCAATTGGTGATCCTGCCGGCTCATTTAATATTGTTACAAAAAATCCCACCGGTATCCGCTCAAATAATATCAGCTTCACAGCCGGGAGTTTTAATCTTTACCGTTTGACCGGTGATTTTGATGGAAGTTTTGGCAAAAATAAAAAGTGGCAGTATCGACTAAATGTAGCCGGACAAAAAGCACAATCATTTCAGAAGTTTGCTTTTAATGACAAGGTTGTGGTGCAGCCCGTAATTCGTTACAATATCAACAGTAAATCATCACTGACTGCGGAATATATTTATGGCAAACAAAGTTTTCAGCAATATCTGGTCACTGTATTTTCTCCATATGGTTTTGGTTCGCTTCCACGCGATTTCAGCATTACCGATCCTAATAAAAAACCGGCTCAGGCTAATGAGAACAACGGTTTTCTAACTTATCGAAGTCAATTGAGTGAAAAATGGCAGTTCACCGCGAAGGCCACCTATGCCAGAAGTCACCTGGATGGAAATTACTTTTTTGTCTCAGCTTATAACAAAGCAACACCAAATTTGATCCAGAGAAGACTGACTTATGAGCGCTTTAATTCAAGTGTTTACGCTTTACAGACTTTCGTCAACGGACAGTTCTCAACAGGTGCGATCACACATAATGTATTGGCCAGTTTTGACTACAACCGTAAAAATTTCCTGGGTTATGCAGGTTATAATGATCCAAAAGCAAATCCGGCACTATATCCTTTGGATGCTTTAAATCCGGTTTACGGTATCACTTTTGATTCGAATGAAAAGACTGGAAAGCTTTCGGATATTGCTACAAATAAACAGTACATCCAGTATTATGCAGGGTATGTTCAGGATGAATTAAATCTTCTGAATGATAAGTTGAGAATTACGTTGGCCGCAAGACTGACTTCTTCAAAAAACAGCGTTTCACTTCCTAAACCAACGAGTGTTTCTGATGTTGTTGTTACGCCAAGGATAGGTTTGAGTTATTCAGTAGTGAAGGATTTGTCGGTTTATGGACTTTTGGATCATACCTATACGCCGCAAAGCGGAATAAGTGCTGCCGGCGGTGTTTTTGAACCATTAAAAGGAAAAAATCTTGAAGCAGGTCTTAAAAAAGATTGGGCGGATGGAAAATGGAATACGTCGGTTTCGGTTTACCAGATTACCCGCGACAATATTATCGTGACCGATCCGAATAACAATAATTTCCAGTCGCAGATCGGACAAACCAAATCAAAAGGTGTTGAATTTGACCTGAAAGGAGAAATTTTCAAAGGCCTGAATACTGTGATCAATTATGCTTACACGGATTCTTACATATCAAAAGATGCAAACGAAAGCAATGTTGGGCTTCCATCACCTTACTTGGTAAAACACATTCAAAATACCTGGCTGAATTATAAGTTGCCTGTTAAAAAATTAAACGGACTTTCGGTTTCAGCTGGTTACCAGTTTCAGGCCGGAAGAAAGGGAAGATATTCACAAGACGGAAATTTGCCGATTTCCAATTTATTCAGAGTTGATGGCGGTTTGGGCTGGTCCAATAACCGGATTTCTGTGAATGGAATTGTAAATAATATCTTCAATCGCTTCAATTACGGAAGCGCCTGGACGCGGCCGGTTGGGCTTTTTGCCTACGTTCCTTATGCGCCTAGAGAATACAGAATTACGGTAGGATATAATTTTTAA
- a CDS encoding PepSY-associated TM helix domain-containing protein, which yields MLKRTVTKWAFKAHGWLGLAAGIFFLLFGLTGSILMFRTELDRKIHPELHELAVGRKTAPVDQIYRHLAVRYPNLKKIVLHDFPVNSRDSYEFMIYKNQQGETEGYLYFVFVDPYTGKILHEGNYSAFSPSFFRWLYQFHYSLQLGMPGKLFSGIVGLVMVLSLITGLIIYRKHFWDALRFKNVLNFKNQRTAVSSLHRVIGVWAMVFNLILFFTGFWMNMDFFMPSGWKINPPIVNQTVAANMDLVIDQSKKIKGFSPIAVTMPTVS from the coding sequence ATGCTGAAAAGAACCGTTACAAAATGGGCATTTAAAGCGCACGGCTGGCTGGGACTGGCAGCAGGAATATTTTTCCTGCTGTTCGGCCTGACTGGCTCAATCCTTATGTTCAGAACTGAGCTCGATCGGAAAATTCATCCGGAACTTCATGAGCTGGCAGTTGGCAGAAAAACAGCTCCGGTTGATCAGATCTATCGACATTTAGCTGTCCGTTACCCGAACCTGAAAAAGATCGTTTTACACGATTTCCCGGTGAACAGTCGCGATAGCTATGAATTTATGATTTACAAAAACCAGCAGGGAGAAACCGAAGGATATCTCTATTTCGTTTTTGTAGATCCTTACACCGGCAAAATTCTGCACGAAGGAAATTACAGTGCTTTTTCGCCTTCTTTCTTTCGCTGGCTTTATCAGTTTCATTACAGTTTGCAGCTTGGTATGCCCGGGAAATTGTTTTCAGGGATTGTCGGATTGGTGATGGTACTATCCTTAATAACTGGCCTGATTATCTATCGCAAGCACTTTTGGGATGCTTTAAGATTTAAAAATGTATTGAATTTCAAAAACCAGCGGACAGCAGTTTCTTCACTTCACAGAGTTATAGGTGTTTGGGCGATGGTGTTTAATTTGATCTTATTTTTCACCGGTTTCTGGATGAATATGGATTTTTTTATGCCTTCCGGCTGGAAAATAAATCCGCCAATTGTGAATCAAACCGTCGCTGCGAATATGGATTTAGTCATCGATCAGTCAAAAAAAATCAAAGGTTTTTCGCCTATTGCCGTAACAATGCCGACAGTATCCTGA
- a CDS encoding PepSY domain-containing protein: protein MVRGKFQDTSWFLFQGKASGVSFDPQTGKLIGVSDIAKKSFTDRLEWQIYQLHIGNFGGIFVKILYVLIGLTPGFLSVTGAMLWLKRKNKIRHK, encoded by the coding sequence TTGGTAAGAGGAAAATTTCAAGATACCAGCTGGTTTTTATTTCAGGGAAAAGCAAGCGGGGTCTCATTTGACCCGCAAACAGGAAAATTAATCGGGGTATCAGATATTGCAAAAAAGAGCTTTACGGACCGGCTGGAATGGCAGATATACCAGCTTCACATCGGAAATTTCGGAGGAATTTTTGTGAAAATACTTTATGTGCTTATTGGATTAACACCCGGATTTCTCAGTGTTACAGGAGCCATGCTTTGGTTGAAAAGGAAAAACAAAATCAGACATAAATAA
- a CDS encoding sulfatase family protein produces MKKTFQITGFFLTCFASVYCIQPAKPKTPKPNVIFILADQWRAEATGYAGNTDVKTPNIDKLAGQSVVFKTAVATMSVCTPYRGSLLTGQYPLKHGLFYNDKPLSNNALTMAEIFKENGYKTGFIGKWHVNGHKNGEDPFSARDKPVTRDRRQGFDYWKVREVSHDYNSSFYFDENDQKHTWQGYDAFSQTDSAIGFIKKSKDSPFLLVLSWGPPHNPYNTAPEKYKKMYDPAKLKVRPNVPAELQDSARNTLANYYAHCTALDDAMGKLMKTLDDQGIAENTIVVFTSDHGDMLLTRGVFRKQRPWDESILVPMLIRYPEKLGKKSIVVNKPIGTPDILPTLLGLSQIKIPASIDGKDVSQGLLQPKKYPIEAALIMLPVPFHEWNFTNGGREYRGIRTDRYTYARKLNGPWLLYDNKTDPYQQNNLVNKPEFKTLQEGLEVTLSKKLKENNDTFLPADSYMKLWNYTYDHKDSLRPASYYAELKK; encoded by the coding sequence ATGAAGAAGACATTTCAAATCACAGGCTTTTTCCTAACCTGTTTTGCCTCGGTTTACTGTATTCAACCTGCTAAACCGAAAACTCCGAAACCTAATGTCATATTTATTCTGGCCGATCAGTGGCGCGCAGAAGCGACTGGTTATGCAGGAAACACGGATGTGAAAACGCCCAATATTGATAAATTAGCCGGGCAAAGTGTCGTTTTTAAAACCGCAGTAGCCACCATGTCTGTCTGTACACCTTATCGTGGATCCTTATTAACCGGACAATATCCATTAAAACATGGTCTATTTTATAACGACAAACCGCTATCCAATAACGCCCTGACCATGGCGGAGATTTTTAAAGAGAATGGATACAAAACAGGATTTATCGGCAAATGGCATGTAAACGGGCATAAAAATGGTGAAGATCCGTTTAGTGCGCGCGACAAACCGGTTACCCGCGACCGTCGTCAGGGGTTTGATTACTGGAAAGTGCGGGAAGTTTCACATGATTACAACAGCTCATTTTATTTTGATGAGAATGATCAGAAACATACCTGGCAAGGATACGATGCATTTTCGCAAACTGACAGTGCCATAGGTTTTATTAAAAAATCCAAAGATTCTCCTTTCCTGCTCGTACTTTCCTGGGGACCGCCACATAATCCGTACAATACCGCGCCCGAAAAATATAAAAAAATGTACGACCCGGCTAAGCTGAAAGTTCGCCCGAACGTTCCTGCCGAATTGCAGGATAGTGCCAGAAATACGCTGGCGAATTATTATGCCCATTGCACCGCTCTGGATGATGCCATGGGAAAATTAATGAAAACGCTGGATGATCAGGGTATTGCAGAAAACACGATTGTTGTATTCACTTCGGATCATGGAGATATGCTGCTTACCCGCGGCGTTTTCAGAAAACAAAGACCTTGGGATGAATCTATTTTGGTGCCTATGCTGATACGTTATCCTGAAAAGCTGGGCAAAAAAAGTATTGTTGTCAACAAGCCGATTGGCACGCCGGATATTTTACCTACGTTGCTGGGATTGTCTCAAATCAAAATCCCGGCGTCCATTGATGGAAAAGATGTATCACAAGGTTTACTTCAACCAAAAAAATACCCCATTGAAGCAGCCCTGATTATGCTTCCGGTACCTTTTCATGAATGGAATTTTACAAATGGAGGCAGAGAATACAGAGGAATACGTACCGACCGATATACTTACGCCCGGAAACTCAACGGGCCATGGCTTTTATATGACAATAAAACGGATCCTTATCAGCAGAATAATCTCGTTAACAAACCGGAATTCAAAACGTTACAGGAAGGTCTGGAAGTTACGCTTTCCAAAAAGCTGAAAGAAAATAACGACACATTTCTTCCTGCTGATTCTTATATGAAATTGTGGAATTACACGTACGATCATAAGGATAGTCTTCGGCCAGCCTCATATTATGCAGAGCTAAAAAAATAA
- a CDS encoding gluconate:H+ symporter, translating into MALTVTLIGILALIALISVVRLNTFLSFLAVTVGVGLALGLPGATIVDSIQKGIGGTLGSITAIIALGAMLGKLVAQSGAAERIAFKLIELVGTSNARWAFMLTGFIVGLPLFYSVGFMLLTPVVITVAYRYKLPALYIGLPMLASLSVTQGFLPPHPAPLAILKQFDASMGTTLFYGIIISIPAILVSGALFGLTLKKYTNLPNPAFIAPDMKFDKAPSTFTSFFSLLFPLILIGSSAIVCPFLPAASWLKMTLLFIGEPVISMFLAVILASFTLGLRQGKSMQEVTNLLTDAIKDVAMLFLIFGGAGAFKQVLTDGGVNQSIADMMQHSTLHPYVLGWGMAALIRVCVGSSTVSGITTAGFMAPLLISTGVDPNLMVLSIGAGSMMFSHVNDTGFWLFREYFQVSMTDTLKTWSIMETLVSVTGLAGVMTLHWFLTAF; encoded by the coding sequence ATGGCTTTAACGGTTACTCTAATTGGGATTTTAGCGCTGATCGCGCTTATTTCTGTCGTTCGGTTAAATACCTTTCTGTCTTTTCTGGCTGTAACAGTGGGTGTCGGCCTGGCGTTAGGACTTCCCGGCGCCACAATTGTGGATTCCATTCAAAAAGGAATTGGTGGAACATTGGGATCAATTACGGCTATCATTGCATTGGGAGCTATGCTCGGTAAACTGGTCGCGCAAAGTGGTGCCGCTGAGCGTATTGCTTTTAAATTGATTGAACTGGTCGGAACTTCAAATGCGCGGTGGGCATTTATGCTAACCGGTTTTATTGTAGGCTTGCCCTTATTCTATTCTGTTGGATTTATGTTATTGACGCCGGTCGTGATCACAGTTGCATATCGATACAAGTTGCCTGCGCTCTATATTGGTTTGCCTATGCTGGCATCTTTGTCCGTTACACAAGGATTTTTGCCACCTCACCCGGCTCCGTTGGCAATCCTGAAACAATTCGATGCATCCATGGGCACAACACTTTTTTACGGGATCATTATTTCAATACCTGCCATATTAGTATCAGGAGCGCTTTTCGGGCTGACATTAAAAAAGTATACAAATCTGCCAAATCCTGCATTCATTGCCCCGGATATGAAATTTGACAAAGCGCCGTCAACCTTCACCAGTTTTTTTTCGCTTTTGTTTCCACTCATATTAATTGGCAGCAGTGCAATTGTCTGCCCTTTTTTACCAGCAGCATCTTGGTTGAAAATGACTTTGCTTTTTATTGGAGAGCCGGTCATAAGCATGTTTCTTGCCGTAATTCTGGCATCTTTTACACTCGGTTTACGACAAGGGAAATCGATGCAGGAGGTAACAAATTTATTAACAGATGCCATTAAAGATGTAGCCATGCTTTTCCTGATTTTCGGGGGCGCCGGTGCGTTTAAGCAGGTTTTAACGGATGGTGGAGTAAATCAATCCATTGCAGATATGATGCAACATTCGACGCTGCATCCCTATGTTCTGGGCTGGGGTATGGCTGCACTTATCCGCGTTTGTGTCGGGTCATCAACAGTGTCAGGTATCACAACTGCCGGATTTATGGCTCCATTGCTTATTTCAACAGGTGTGGATCCAAATCTGATGGTGCTGAGTATTGGTGCGGGGAGTATGATGTTTTCACACGTGAATGATACCGGCTTCTGGCTCTTTCGGGAATATTTTCAGGTTTCGATGACTGATACATTAAAAACCTGGTCCATTATGGAAACGTTGGTATCTGTAACCGGATTGGCGGGTGTCATGACACTTCACTGGTTTCTGACTGCATTTTAA
- a CDS encoding dihydrofolate reductase family protein, translating to MESDKFKVTIHMVSSLDGIIAKKDNSTAWFETSSNYENGVSGEDPEEFLKTIGCYIMGSRTYEHALELSKSYGWAYGDKPTIVITSRKLPVERENIEFYAGDLNKLVDEILKPNYKNVWVVGGAMLAKEFIRLKLTDEIRVSVLPIILGDELSFFDKIGQEQPLHLKDVTTYKNGMTELWYEIKKES from the coding sequence ATGGAATCCGACAAATTTAAAGTTACCATACACATGGTTTCAAGTCTGGATGGCATCATTGCCAAAAAAGACAATAGTACTGCGTGGTTTGAGACATCAAGCAATTACGAGAACGGTGTTTCAGGAGAAGATCCGGAAGAATTTCTGAAGACAATAGGTTGTTATATAATGGGCTCCCGTACTTACGAACACGCTCTGGAACTTTCCAAATCTTACGGGTGGGCCTATGGCGACAAACCTACCATAGTGATAACCAGCAGAAAGCTGCCTGTCGAAAGAGAGAATATTGAATTTTATGCTGGTGATTTGAACAAACTGGTGGATGAAATTCTAAAACCAAACTATAAGAATGTCTGGGTTGTGGGCGGCGCAATGCTTGCCAAAGAATTTATTCGCTTAAAATTAACAGATGAAATAAGAGTATCCGTTTTGCCGATTATTTTGGGTGATGAGTTATCATTTTTTGACAAAATAGGGCAAGAACAGCCTTTGCATCTAAAAGACGTTACAACTTATAAAAATGGTATGACAGAACTCTGGTACGAGATAAAAAAAGAGAGTTAA
- a CDS encoding NUDIX hydrolase, with the protein MHNPSQQNFIQQLSIDCVIFGYHAKQLQVLVNKLNFKGNFQALPGGFVYQNEDIDKAANRILQERTGLSNIYLDQFYVFGSASRNNLDFIDELIASNPQMSVGSKQDKEEYDWFTKRFISIGYYALVDINKVVPQKTDLDESIQWYNIKDLPAMIIDHNIIVAKALDSLRLNLDEKLLAFNLLSETFTMKEAQELYESIFDKPFARNNFQKKILDLNVLERLEKKFTGAANKAPFLYRIKK; encoded by the coding sequence ATGCATAATCCAAGTCAACAGAATTTCATTCAACAACTCTCTATTGATTGTGTCATATTTGGATATCATGCAAAGCAGCTTCAGGTATTAGTCAACAAACTCAACTTTAAAGGAAATTTTCAGGCACTTCCCGGGGGCTTTGTATATCAGAATGAAGATATTGATAAAGCCGCCAATAGGATTCTTCAGGAGCGCACAGGGTTGAGTAATATCTATCTTGATCAGTTTTATGTTTTCGGAAGTGCATCTAGGAATAATCTTGATTTCATCGACGAGTTAATTGCATCTAACCCGCAAATGTCTGTTGGGAGTAAGCAAGACAAAGAAGAGTACGACTGGTTCACCAAAAGATTTATTTCAATAGGATATTACGCGCTGGTTGATATTAATAAGGTAGTTCCCCAAAAAACAGATCTTGATGAGTCAATTCAATGGTACAACATAAAAGATCTGCCGGCTATGATCATCGACCACAATATTATTGTAGCCAAAGCGCTCGATAGTCTCAGGCTAAATCTGGATGAAAAACTCCTGGCATTTAACCTGCTTTCAGAAACTTTTACAATGAAGGAAGCACAAGAACTCTACGAATCCATTTTTGATAAACCTTTCGCCAGAAATAACTTCCAGAAAAAAATTCTGGATCTAAACGTTTTAGAGCGACTTGAAAAAAAATTCACTGGCGCAGCTAATAAAGCTCCCTTTTTATATCGGATAAAAAAGTAA
- a CDS encoding FAD-dependent monooxygenase gives MNSEIKKVLVSGASIAGPTLAFWLAKYGFDVTIVERSKSIRLGGQNLDVRGAGRAIARMMGIENEILAANTGEIGLQFVSSDNKVQAAFPSDGADSFTSEAEILRGDLVNILYNSTKDNVKYIFGKYITAVDQSDNKIKATYSDGESEVFDLLIAADGVRSTTRQLIFGDESQIKFVGLYNAWYTIPKKETDTKWARWYTAPGSRVMMIRPDNHGTVRASFSFLSSEPGYQKLSNSEQKKILKEKLSGAGWEAVRLAEEIEKNDDVYFDGISQVHAPRWFNGRAGMIGDAAYCPTPLTGMGTTLAIVGAYLLAGELSRHNKHEDAFAAYEKRMRPFVEDIQRLPPGVPWLAHPKSKFGVAVVNTVAGILASSPVKKISKLFSSKEEDVTKDKIELPDFRHQ, from the coding sequence ATGAATAGTGAAATTAAAAAGGTACTCGTGTCAGGAGCAAGCATTGCTGGCCCAACATTAGCATTTTGGCTGGCGAAATATGGTTTTGATGTGACAATCGTGGAACGTTCAAAATCAATAAGATTAGGCGGACAGAACCTTGATGTAAGAGGTGCAGGCCGCGCCATTGCAAGGATGATGGGTATAGAAAATGAAATCCTGGCAGCAAATACCGGAGAAATAGGATTACAATTTGTTAGCAGCGACAACAAAGTTCAAGCTGCATTTCCAAGCGACGGAGCCGACAGCTTTACCAGCGAAGCCGAAATCTTACGGGGCGATTTGGTCAATATACTCTACAACAGCACAAAAGATAATGTAAAGTATATTTTTGGTAAATATATCACAGCGGTCGACCAGTCTGATAACAAGATTAAAGCAACATACAGCGATGGCGAATCAGAAGTTTTTGATCTGCTCATTGCTGCCGATGGCGTCAGATCTACGACACGGCAGTTAATTTTTGGCGATGAGTCGCAGATTAAATTTGTAGGACTTTATAATGCGTGGTACACAATTCCTAAAAAAGAAACAGATACAAAATGGGCGCGCTGGTACACGGCTCCGGGATCAAGGGTCATGATGATCCGCCCGGATAATCATGGTACCGTACGCGCATCATTCAGTTTCCTTTCCTCTGAGCCAGGTTATCAAAAGCTATCCAATAGCGAGCAGAAGAAAATTTTGAAAGAGAAACTGTCAGGTGCCGGCTGGGAAGCGGTCCGTCTGGCGGAAGAGATTGAAAAAAATGACGATGTATATTTTGACGGCATCAGTCAGGTACATGCACCAAGATGGTTCAACGGGCGGGCAGGCATGATCGGTGATGCTGCCTATTGCCCTACTCCACTCACAGGCATGGGCACTACCTTAGCCATTGTAGGGGCTTATCTGCTTGCGGGAGAACTTTCCAGACACAACAAACATGAAGATGCATTTGCGGCCTATGAAAAACGCATGCGTCCTTTTGTAGAAGACATTCAACGCCTGCCACCAGGAGTTCCCTGGCTTGCACATCCTAAATCAAAATTTGGCGTGGCCGTGGTTAATACGGTAGCTGGTATTCTGGCAAGCAGCCCAGTGAAAAAAATCAGCAAATTATTTAGCAGCAAGGAAGAAGATGTTACAAAAGATAAAATAGAGTTGCCGGATTTCCGTCATCAGTAA
- a CDS encoding Nif3-like dinuclear metal center hexameric protein: protein MTQIKDVIHQLEKLAPSSYQESYDNAGLLVGSPLTLVTGVLFSLDTTEEVIQEAIEKNCNLIVAHHPIVFKGLKRLNGSNYVERTVIKAIKNDIAIYAIHTNLDHVVDGVNWKIAEKLGLANVKVLSPKKQLLTKLTFFTPVENTQTILDAMFAAGAGEIGQYKNCSFRTEGIGTFQPGQSSNPAIGTKGKDEQVTENRIEVMFPSYMQSTILKIMKENHPYEEVAYYLQNLENENQEVGAGAVGDLPEAMEPEEFLQFLKNQMQTPVVKHTVPLNKKIQRIAVCGGAGSFLLSDAIRAKADVFVTADYKYHEFFDADNRIMICDIGHFESEVFTKDLLYNYLSGIFSNFALCLSDVNTNPVRYFV from the coding sequence ATGACACAAATAAAAGACGTTATTCATCAGCTAGAAAAACTTGCGCCTTCCTCTTACCAGGAAAGTTATGATAATGCCGGATTACTGGTCGGTTCACCTCTCACTTTGGTAACAGGGGTACTTTTTTCATTAGATACCACGGAAGAAGTCATCCAGGAAGCAATTGAAAAGAATTGTAATCTTATTGTGGCCCACCACCCGATTGTATTTAAAGGCTTAAAAAGATTAAATGGCAGCAACTATGTAGAAAGAACGGTTATCAAAGCCATCAAAAATGATATTGCCATTTATGCAATCCATACCAATCTTGATCATGTTGTTGATGGTGTTAACTGGAAAATTGCAGAAAAACTTGGTTTGGCCAATGTAAAAGTGCTGTCTCCCAAAAAACAATTACTGACAAAACTTACTTTTTTCACTCCTGTTGAAAATACGCAAACTATTTTAGACGCAATGTTTGCAGCCGGCGCAGGAGAAATCGGTCAATATAAAAATTGCAGTTTTCGCACCGAAGGGATTGGTACTTTTCAACCTGGTCAATCATCAAATCCTGCTATTGGCACAAAAGGAAAAGATGAACAAGTGACGGAAAACAGGATTGAAGTAATGTTCCCTTCTTATATGCAATCCACCATTTTGAAAATCATGAAGGAAAATCATCCTTATGAAGAAGTGGCCTATTACCTTCAAAATCTGGAAAATGAGAACCAGGAAGTAGGTGCTGGTGCGGTTGGAGATCTTCCGGAAGCGATGGAACCGGAAGAGTTTTTACAATTTCTGAAAAACCAAATGCAGACGCCGGTTGTTAAACATACGGTACCATTAAATAAAAAAATTCAAAGAATTGCTGTTTGCGGAGGCGCCGGGAGTTTTCTTTTATCTGATGCGATTAGAGCCAAAGCAGACGTTTTTGTTACCGCTGATTATAAATATCATGAATTTTTTGATGCCGATAATCGCATCATGATCTGCGATATCGGGCATTTTGAAAGCGAAGTATTTACGAAAGATTTATTATACAACTATTTATCAGGAATTTTTAGTAATTTCGCACTCTGTTTGTCAGACGTCAATACTAATCCGGTACGATATTTTGTTTAG
- a CDS encoding zinc ribbon domain-containing protein, whose protein sequence is MENTIAQKLDALLKLQEIDSSLDEIRKTRGDLPEEVRDLEDEIIGFETRIGKFKSEIAALNAEIDSFKNAQKDGEKLIKKYKDQQMNVRNNREYDAITKEIELQELDMQLADKKINEAKARIRLIEDDANRAESTLNERNEDLKAKKGELSLITSESEAEEKGLLAEREKHIKKIEERLLKSYQKIRDNSMNGLAVVHVSRGACGGCFSIVPPQRQADIRERKKLIVCEHCGRILADVESVEPVHQRR, encoded by the coding sequence ATGGAAAACACAATCGCACAAAAATTAGACGCTCTCCTGAAACTTCAGGAAATTGATTCAAGCCTGGACGAAATCAGAAAGACCCGTGGCGATCTTCCCGAAGAAGTTAGAGATCTGGAAGACGAAATCATCGGTTTTGAAACAAGAATAGGAAAATTCAAAAGCGAAATCGCTGCACTTAATGCAGAAATCGATAGCTTTAAAAATGCCCAGAAGGATGGCGAAAAACTGATCAAAAAATACAAAGATCAGCAAATGAATGTTCGTAACAACCGCGAATATGATGCTATCACGAAGGAAATTGAATTGCAGGAACTTGATATGCAATTGGCCGACAAGAAAATCAACGAAGCCAAAGCACGTATCAGATTGATCGAAGATGACGCCAACCGTGCAGAATCTACGCTTAATGAAAGAAATGAAGATTTGAAAGCCAAAAAAGGTGAACTTTCTTTAATCACAAGCGAAAGCGAAGCTGAGGAAAAAGGACTTTTGGCGGAACGTGAAAAACATATTAAAAAAATCGAAGAGCGTTTGTTGAAATCGTATCAAAAAATACGTGACAATTCGATGAACGGTCTTGCAGTTGTACACGTATCACGTGGCGCCTGCGGAGGATGTTTCAGCATCGTTCCTCCTCAAAGACAAGCAGATATCCGTGAACGCAAAAAACTTATCGTTTGCGAACACTGCGGAAGAATTCTTGCCGATGTGGAAAGCGTTGAGCCTGTTCACCAACGCCGCTAG